One stretch of Oncorhynchus tshawytscha isolate Ot180627B linkage group LG21, Otsh_v2.0, whole genome shotgun sequence DNA includes these proteins:
- the LOC112224882 gene encoding piggyBac transposable element-derived protein 4-like, translating into MSTEVEASRSRKTQLEIVTQVLCVEGSPFCALRSRVRATQALCFQGSRSALAGQSDRASHWLARRVPLSVVECLRSDRASHWLARRVPLSVVESLRVWRGCALGSPLCALCSVLCALRSRVRATLPASGEACAVARSRVSTSVARLCSGLTALRSALWALLSWLSGPARLHRSAMAARFTAAQVLEQILSSVDQEDYSDCQEEEEEEVSEDEDGEEYNPERREVDDASSPSSEEEQQPEEEPPEDRDEEEISSAPDRLVPVAYGRHRGPLAICRAGPDQTPGPTAYAATQARDIASAFHLFVTPAIERIIVEMTNLHGARKYGDGWRPMDATDLRAYLGLLILAGVYRSRGEAAASLWDAESGRTVFRATMSLKVFHRYSRLLRFDDRQSRPARLATDKLAAIREVWDLWEARLPALYNPGPDVTVDEQLVPFRGRCPFRQYIPSKPAKYGIKSWVACDAKSSYAWKMQVYTGKAAGGGPEKNQGMRVVLDLTTGLSGRNVTCDNFFTSYDLGQRLLERNLTMVGTVRRNKAELPPALLESRGRQVLSSRFAFTPTATLVSYLAKRNKNVLLLSTLHTEGHISDRRDKKPALILDYNCNKGGVDNLDKVVGTYSCRRMTARWPLVVFHNILDVSSYNAFVIWREIKPDWMPGKRNKRRVFLEQLGKALVKPLIQRRQHLPRTEAASALVKVLQSATAAPPDQQSQGPAAGTAAAPPVAPATTGASKRKRCQLCPPKKDSKTHTVCCRCKKYICKGCSHAYCHTCAHWAFSQDGTG; encoded by the exons ATGTCGACTGAAGTGGAAGCATCCAGAAGCAGGAAAACTCAGCTGGAGAT TGTGACCCAGGTCCTGTGTGTGGAGGGCTCCCCTTTCTGCGCTCTGCGCtcgcgggtcagagcgacccaggccctgtgtttccagggctcTCGCTCTGCGCTGGCGGGTCAGAGCGACCGTGCCAGCCACTGGCTGGCGAGGCGTGTGCCTCTGAGCGTAGTAGAgtgtctgcga AGCGACCGTGCCAGCCACTGGCTGGCGAGGCGTGTGCCTCTGAGCGTAGTAGAGagtctgcgagtgtggcgaggcTGTGCTCTGGGCTCACCGCTCTGCGCTCTGTGCTCTGTCCTCTGTGCTCTGCGCTCTcgggtcagagcgaccctgcCAGCCAGTGGCGAGGCGTGTGCCGTCGCGCGTAGTAGAGTGTCTACGAGTGTGGCGAGGCTGTGCTCTGGGCTCACCGCTCTGCGCTCTGcgctctgggctctgctctcgtGG CTCAGCGGACCCGCTCGGCTCCACCGATCGGCCATGGCCGCGCGTTTTACGGCCGCGCAGGTTCTAGAACAGATCTTGTCCAGCGTGGACCAAGAAGACTACTCGGATtgccaggaggaggaagaggaagaggtttcGGAAGACGAAGACGGGGAGGAATACAACCCCGAGCGCCGCGAGGTCGACgatgcctcttctccctcttctgagGAAGAGCAGCAGCCCGAGGAAGAGCCGCCCGAGGACCGCGACGAGGAAGAGATCTCCTCGGCCCCGGACCGAC TGGTCCCCGTGGCCTACGGCCGCCACCGCGGGCCCCTGGCGATCTGCCGCGCCGGGCCGGACCAGACTCCGGGCCCCACGGCCTATGCCGCGACGCAGGCCCGCGACATCGCGTCCgccttccacctgtttgtcacgcCGGCGATAGAAAGGATAATTGTGGAAATGACGAACCTGCACGGGGCCAGAAAATACGGCGACGGCTGGCGACCCATGGACGCCACGGACCTGCGCGCCTACCTAGGGCTGCTGATCCTAGCGGGCGTCTACAGGTCCCGGGGCGAGGCCGCGGCAAGCCTGTGGGACGCCGAGAGCGGCAGGACCGTGTTCCGAGCCACCATGTCGCTCAAGGTCTTTCACAGGTACTCGAGGCTGCTGCGATTCGACGACCGCCAGTCGAGACCCGCCAGACTCGCCACGGACAAACTCGCAGCCATACGAGAGGTCTGGGACCTGTGGGAGGCGCGGCTGCCGGCCCTCTACAACCCGGGGCCCGACGTGACGGTGGACGAGCAACTGGTCCCGTTCAGAG GCCGCTGTCCCTTCCGTCAGTACATCCCCAGCAAGCCGGCCAAATACGGCATCAAGTCGTGGGTGGCCTGCGACGCCAAgtccagctacgcttggaagatgcaagtgtACACCGGCAAGGCGGCCGGCGGAGGCCCcgagaagaaccaggggatgcgcGTCGTCCTCGATCTGACAACGGGCCTGAGCGGTCGCAACGTCACCTGCGACAACTTCTTCACCTCCTACGACCTGGGCCAGCGGCTCCTCGAGAGGAACCTCACCATGGTGGGCACGGTGAGAAGGAACAAGGCCGAGCTCCCGCCCGCGCTGCTCGAGTCCAGGGGCAGACAggtcctgtcctccaggttcGCCTTCACGCCCACCGCCACTCTGGTGTCCTACCTGGCAAAGAGAAACAAGAACGTGCTACTCTTGAGCACGCTGCACACAGAGGGCCACATCAGCGATCGTCGCGACAAGAAGCCGGCCCTCATCCTAGACTACAACTGCAACAAGGGCGGCGTGGACAACCTAGACAAGGTGGTGGGCACCTACAGCTGCAGacggatgactgcccgctggcccctggtcgtCTTCCACAACATCCTCGACGTGTCCTCCTACAACGCCTTTGTCATATGGCGAGAGATCAAGCCTGACTGGATGCCTGGCAAGCGGAACAAGCGCAGGGTGTTCctcgagcagctgggaaaggcactcgtGAAGCCGCTGATCCAAAGAAGGCAGCATCTGCCCCGCACCGAAGCGGCGTCAGCCCTTGTCAAAGTCCTACAGAGTGCTACGGCGGCGCCTCCTGATCAACAGAGCCAGGGCCCCGCCGCTGGCACGGCCGCTGCCCCGCCCGTTGCCCCGGCCACCACCGGGGCAAGTAAGAGGAAGAGGTGTCAGCTCTGCCCACCCAAGAAGGACTCCAAGACACACACGGTGTGCTGCAGGTgtaagaaatacatctgcaaaggctGTTCACACGCCTACTGTCACACTTGCGCACATTGGGCCTTTAGCCAGGACGGGACAGGGTGA